The following proteins are encoded in a genomic region of Saccharopolyspora antimicrobica:
- a CDS encoding acyl-CoA synthetase, giving the protein MAYNIADLFEHAVDLTPDRAAVVCGEQRLTFGQLDRRVNQLAHHYTARGLGRGSHIGIYSRNGIEALEAMLAAYKIRAVPININFRYVPAELRYIFDNADLAALVHERRYSDNVAQIRPDFPGLREVLVIEDGTDLEHGGTEYESALSGHSGERDFPARSSDDPYLLYTGGTTGMPKGVMWRHEDVWRVLGGGIDFMTGEAMRDEWQQARAGAESGGLTRLPAAPFIHGAAQWASFGNLFACSSVVFVPQFDAHEVWRAIEREKVNVLAIVGDAMARPLIEAYRDGGYDASSLLAISSSAALFSPAVQRQYLDELPNVVITDSIGSSETGFSGIGVVTRDSGQSGGPRVNADASTTVIRDDNTFAEPGEVGWLARRGHVPLGYYKDEEKSRKVFVEIDGTRYVVPGDYARIEDDGTVTMLGRGSVSINTGGEKVFPEEVEAALKSHPDVFDVLVVGVPDERLGQRVAAVVQPRPGARPGLAGLDAHVRESIAGYKVPRSLWLVDEITRSPSGKPDYTWAKQHTEAHPPAEVREPKRAAQ; this is encoded by the coding sequence GTGGCGTACAACATCGCAGATCTTTTCGAGCACGCCGTCGATCTGACGCCAGATCGCGCCGCCGTGGTCTGCGGCGAGCAACGGCTCACCTTCGGGCAGCTGGACCGGCGGGTCAACCAGCTGGCGCACCACTACACCGCTCGTGGACTCGGGCGCGGCTCGCACATCGGGATCTACTCCCGCAACGGGATCGAGGCGCTGGAGGCCATGCTGGCGGCCTACAAGATCCGCGCCGTGCCGATCAACATCAACTTCCGCTACGTGCCGGCGGAACTGCGGTACATCTTCGACAACGCCGACCTGGCGGCGCTGGTGCACGAGCGCCGCTACAGCGACAACGTCGCGCAGATCCGCCCGGACTTCCCGGGATTGCGCGAAGTCCTGGTGATCGAGGACGGAACAGACCTCGAGCACGGCGGGACCGAGTACGAATCCGCGCTGTCCGGGCATTCCGGTGAGCGGGACTTCCCGGCGCGCAGCTCCGACGACCCGTACCTGCTCTACACCGGCGGCACCACGGGCATGCCGAAAGGCGTGATGTGGCGGCACGAGGACGTCTGGCGGGTGCTGGGCGGCGGCATCGACTTCATGACCGGTGAAGCGATGCGCGACGAGTGGCAGCAGGCGCGCGCCGGTGCCGAAAGCGGTGGCCTCACCCGGCTTCCGGCGGCTCCGTTCATCCACGGCGCCGCGCAGTGGGCCAGTTTCGGCAACCTCTTCGCGTGCAGCTCCGTGGTGTTCGTGCCGCAGTTCGACGCGCACGAGGTGTGGCGGGCCATCGAGCGCGAGAAGGTCAACGTGCTGGCGATCGTCGGCGACGCGATGGCCCGGCCGCTCATCGAGGCCTACCGCGACGGCGGCTACGACGCCTCCTCGCTGCTGGCCATCTCCAGCAGTGCGGCGCTGTTCTCGCCCGCGGTGCAGCGCCAGTACCTCGACGAGCTGCCGAACGTGGTGATCACCGATTCCATCGGCTCCTCCGAGACCGGGTTCAGCGGCATCGGCGTGGTCACCCGCGACAGCGGGCAGTCCGGCGGCCCGCGGGTCAACGCCGACGCCTCCACCACCGTCATCCGCGACGACAACACCTTCGCCGAGCCCGGTGAGGTGGGGTGGCTGGCGCGCCGCGGGCACGTGCCGCTCGGCTACTACAAGGACGAGGAGAAGTCGCGGAAGGTGTTCGTCGAGATCGACGGCACGCGCTACGTGGTGCCCGGCGACTACGCCCGGATCGAGGACGACGGCACGGTGACGATGCTGGGCCGCGGCTCGGTGTCCATCAACACCGGTGGGGAGAAGGTCTTCCCGGAGGAGGTGGAGGCGGCGCTGAAGTCCCACCCGGACGTCTTCGACGTGCTGGTCGTCGGAGTGCCCGACGAGCGGCTGGGCCAGCGCGTGGCAGCCGTGGTGCAGCCGAGGCCCGGTGCCCGGCCCGGGCTGGCCGGCCTCGACGCGCACGTCCGGGAGTCGATCGCCGGCTACAAGGTGCCGCGCAGCCTCTGGCTGGTCGACGAGATCACCCGCTCGCCCAGCGGGAAACCCGACTACACCTGGGCGAAGCAGCACACCGAAGCGCACCCGCCCGCCGAGGTGCGCGAGCCCAAGCGCGCGGCTCAGTAG
- a CDS encoding thiolase domain-containing protein gives MGKRLAAVIGTGQTHHTSKRLDVSIAGLCREAAERALADAGLDWPDVDAVVVGKAPDLFEGVMMPELHLADALGATGKPMIRVHTAGSVGGSTANVAASLVQGGVHRRVLAVAFEKQSESNAMWALSILPPFSMPVGAGAGGYFAPHVRSYIRRSGAPEHIGAMVAVKDRRNGARNPYAHLKQPDITLESVLASQVLWDPIRYDETCPSSDGACAVVIGDESAAGGSAAWIHATAMRTEPTTFAGRDQVNPQAGRDAAAALWREAGITDPLSEVDAAEIYVPFSWFEPMWLENLGFAAEGQGWKITESGDTALDGRLPVNPSGGVLSSNPIGASGMLRFAEAAMQVTGKAGEHQVDGARTALGHAYGGGSQYFSMWVVGTRKPGER, from the coding sequence ATGGGCAAGCGGTTGGCGGCGGTCATCGGGACCGGCCAGACGCACCACACCAGCAAGCGCCTCGACGTCTCGATCGCCGGGCTGTGCCGGGAAGCCGCCGAACGCGCGCTGGCCGATGCCGGGCTGGACTGGCCGGACGTCGACGCCGTCGTCGTCGGCAAGGCGCCCGATCTGTTCGAAGGCGTCATGATGCCCGAGCTGCACCTGGCGGATGCCCTGGGAGCGACGGGAAAGCCGATGATCCGGGTGCACACCGCCGGATCGGTCGGCGGGTCCACGGCCAACGTCGCGGCGAGCCTGGTGCAGGGCGGCGTGCACCGGCGGGTGCTGGCGGTGGCCTTCGAGAAGCAGTCCGAGTCCAACGCGATGTGGGCGCTGTCGATCCTGCCGCCGTTCAGCATGCCGGTCGGCGCGGGCGCGGGCGGCTACTTCGCGCCGCACGTGCGCTCCTACATCCGCCGCTCCGGCGCGCCCGAGCACATCGGCGCGATGGTCGCGGTGAAGGACCGGCGCAACGGCGCGCGGAACCCGTACGCGCACCTCAAGCAGCCCGACATCACGCTGGAGTCGGTGCTGGCCTCGCAGGTGCTGTGGGACCCGATCCGCTACGACGAGACATGCCCGTCCTCCGACGGCGCGTGCGCGGTGGTCATCGGCGACGAGAGCGCGGCGGGTGGTTCCGCGGCCTGGATCCACGCGACCGCGATGCGCACCGAGCCGACCACCTTCGCCGGGCGCGACCAGGTGAACCCGCAGGCCGGCCGGGACGCCGCGGCGGCGCTGTGGCGGGAGGCGGGCATCACCGATCCGCTGTCCGAAGTGGACGCCGCCGAGATCTACGTGCCGTTCTCCTGGTTCGAGCCGATGTGGCTGGAGAACCTCGGCTTCGCCGCCGAGGGCCAGGGCTGGAAGATCACCGAATCCGGCGACACCGCGCTCGACGGGCGGCTGCCGGTGAACCCCTCCGGCGGCGTGCTGTCCTCCAACCCGATCGGCGCTTCCGGCATGCTGCGCTTCGCCGAGGCCGCGATGCAGGTCACCGGCAAGGCGGGCGAGCACCAGGTGGACGGTGCGCGCACCGCGCTGGGCCACGCCTACGGCGGCGGCTCCCAGTACTTCTCGATGTGGGTGGTCGGCACCCGGAAACCGGGGGAACGATGA
- a CDS encoding acyl-CoA synthetase translates to MSDIGLWKIAEQEPDRIAVIAPDGSSVGYAELAAAADRYGRGLQGMGLDVGDSVVLMLPNGPDLLAAYFAALQCGLYAVTVNWHLVGPEVAYLIEDSGAKAFIAHERFAEAASDAAARSGLPASARFAVGEIPGFQQLSQLGAQEPAKRPDVRTAGSPMLYTSGTTGRPKGVRRPLTGADPDVVPAAATWFFGIFGLEPFDGHVHLCGSPLYHTAVLNFVTHAIQLGHTAVLMDRWEPAEMLRLIERHRVTHTHMVPTQFHRLLALPPEVRQRYDVSSMRAAIHGAAPCPLEVKRAMLEWWGPVVIEYYAATEGGGTAIGAEEWLRKPGSVGRPWPGSTVKVLGDDGAELPPDEIGTVYMRMGGSTFEYHRDSRKTEQARVGDLFTLGDVGYLDSDGYLYLCDRKSDMIISGGVNIYPAEIENALSVHPKVADVAVFGVPNEDWGEEVKAVVQPAEGASPGDELAAELLAYARDRLAKFKTPRTIDFIDELPRDPNGKLYKRKLRAPYWADRERAI, encoded by the coding sequence GTGTCCGACATCGGGCTGTGGAAGATCGCAGAGCAAGAACCGGACCGCATCGCCGTGATCGCCCCCGACGGCAGCTCGGTCGGCTACGCCGAGCTCGCCGCCGCGGCGGACCGCTACGGCCGCGGGTTGCAGGGCATGGGGCTCGACGTCGGCGACAGCGTGGTGCTGATGCTGCCCAACGGCCCGGACCTGCTGGCCGCCTACTTCGCCGCGCTGCAGTGCGGCCTGTACGCGGTGACGGTGAACTGGCACCTGGTGGGTCCCGAGGTCGCCTACCTGATCGAGGACAGCGGCGCGAAGGCGTTCATCGCGCACGAGCGCTTCGCCGAAGCCGCCTCCGACGCCGCCGCGCGCAGCGGGCTGCCCGCCTCGGCGCGCTTCGCGGTGGGCGAGATCCCCGGGTTCCAGCAGCTGTCGCAGCTCGGCGCGCAGGAGCCGGCGAAGCGGCCGGACGTGCGCACCGCCGGCTCGCCGATGCTCTACACCTCCGGGACCACCGGGCGTCCCAAGGGCGTCCGGCGGCCGCTGACCGGTGCCGATCCCGACGTGGTGCCCGCCGCCGCGACCTGGTTCTTCGGCATCTTCGGGCTCGAACCCTTCGACGGGCACGTGCACCTGTGCGGCTCGCCGCTCTACCACACGGCGGTGCTCAACTTCGTCACCCACGCCATCCAGCTGGGGCACACCGCGGTGCTGATGGACCGCTGGGAACCGGCCGAGATGCTCCGGCTGATCGAGCGGCACCGGGTGACGCACACGCACATGGTGCCCACCCAGTTCCACCGGCTCCTGGCGCTGCCGCCCGAGGTGCGGCAGCGCTACGACGTCTCGTCGATGCGCGCGGCGATCCACGGGGCCGCGCCGTGCCCGCTGGAGGTCAAGCGGGCGATGCTGGAGTGGTGGGGCCCGGTGGTGATCGAGTACTACGCGGCGACCGAGGGCGGTGGCACCGCGATCGGCGCCGAGGAGTGGCTGCGCAAGCCGGGATCGGTGGGCAGGCCGTGGCCGGGCTCGACGGTCAAGGTGCTCGGCGACGACGGCGCGGAGCTGCCGCCGGACGAGATCGGCACGGTGTACATGCGGATGGGCGGCTCGACCTTCGAGTACCACCGCGATTCGCGCAAGACCGAGCAGGCGCGCGTCGGTGACCTGTTCACCCTCGGCGACGTCGGCTACCTCGACTCCGACGGCTACCTGTACCTGTGCGACCGCAAGAGCGACATGATCATCTCCGGTGGCGTGAACATCTACCCGGCGGAGATCGAGAACGCCCTGTCGGTGCACCCGAAGGTCGCCGACGTGGCGGTGTTCGGCGTCCCGAACGAGGACTGGGGCGAGGAGGTCAAGGCCGTCGTGCAGCCCGCCGAAGGCGCCTCGCCCGGCGACGAGCTGGCGGCCGAACTCCTCGCCTACGCCCGGGACCGCCTGGCGAAGTTCAAGACGCCCCGCACCATCGACTTCATCGATGAACTCCCCAGGGATCCCAACGGCAAGCTCTACAAGCGCAAGCTCCGCGCCCCGTACTGGGCCGACCGGGAACGCGCGATCTGA
- a CDS encoding Zn-ribbon domain-containing OB-fold protein produces the protein MTGLSEPLSAPLEVGFDYTRSLGPVHRRFATELRGRRIVGVRGSDGRVHVPPVEYDPDTAAALDEFVPVGTRGTVLSWSWMPRPLEGQPLAHPFAWALVLLDGADTPMLHALDAGSPDAVRTGMRVQVRWAAELGNGIRDIACFEPVGQSPAPPLEDPEPVSMITAPVHLHYQHSASPEESRYLRGLTEGRLLGQRCPQCRKVYIPPRGACPTDGVPTEEEVELPDTGIVTTFCIVNVPFLGQRIPPPYVSAYVLLDGADIAFLHLVLGCDAADVRMGMRVRAEWKPREEWGYTLQNIDHFRPTGEPDAPFETYAQHL, from the coding sequence GTGACTGGGCTCTCCGAACCACTCAGCGCACCGCTCGAAGTCGGCTTCGACTACACCCGCTCCCTCGGACCGGTCCACCGCCGGTTCGCCACCGAACTGCGCGGCCGCCGCATCGTCGGCGTGCGCGGCAGCGACGGCCGGGTGCACGTGCCACCGGTCGAGTACGACCCGGACACCGCCGCCGCGCTCGACGAGTTCGTCCCGGTCGGCACTCGGGGCACCGTGCTGAGCTGGTCGTGGATGCCGCGCCCGCTGGAAGGCCAGCCGCTGGCGCACCCGTTCGCCTGGGCGCTGGTGCTGCTCGACGGCGCGGACACCCCGATGCTGCACGCGCTGGACGCCGGTTCGCCCGATGCCGTGCGCACCGGCATGCGGGTGCAGGTCCGGTGGGCCGCCGAGCTGGGCAACGGCATCCGCGACATCGCCTGCTTCGAGCCGGTCGGCCAATCCCCCGCCCCGCCGCTGGAAGATCCCGAACCGGTCTCCATGATCACCGCGCCGGTGCACCTGCACTACCAGCACTCGGCGTCCCCGGAGGAGAGCCGCTACCTGCGCGGGCTCACCGAGGGACGGTTGCTCGGCCAGCGCTGCCCGCAGTGCCGCAAGGTCTACATCCCGCCGCGCGGCGCCTGTCCCACCGACGGCGTGCCCACCGAGGAGGAGGTGGAGCTGCCCGACACCGGCATCGTGACCACCTTCTGCATCGTCAACGTGCCTTTCCTGGGCCAGCGGATCCCGCCGCCTTACGTGTCGGCCTACGTCCTGCTCGACGGCGCCGACATCGCCTTCCTGCACCTGGTGCTGGGCTGCGACGCGGCTGACGTGCGGATGGGCATGCGGGTGCGCGCGGAGTGGAAACCCCGCGAGGAGTGGGGCTACACGCTGCAGAACATCGACCACTTCCGCCCCACCGGTGAGCCCGACGCCCCCTTCGAGACCTACGCCCAACACCTCTAG
- a CDS encoding crotonase/enoyl-CoA hydratase family protein, translating to MTSSDEAPHCLVERRGPVLVVTMNRPEARNALSGPMLQIMREAWDEVDRDDEIRACILTGAGGAFCAGADLKAMTQSHPGDTTRGMDMSVIEPLLKGRRLTKPLIAAVEGPAIAGGTEILQATDIRVAGESARFGVSEARWGLFPLGGSAVRLPRQIPYTVAADILLTGRHIRAAEAKEIGLIGHVVPDGQALVKALELADLIAANGPLAVQAILRTMRETEGMPENDAFTVDARLGMQVFTSEDAKEGPRAFAEKRTPDFRAR from the coding sequence ATGACGTCGAGCGACGAAGCACCCCACTGCCTGGTCGAGCGCCGCGGGCCGGTGCTCGTGGTGACGATGAACCGGCCCGAGGCGCGAAATGCGCTGTCCGGCCCGATGTTGCAGATCATGCGAGAAGCGTGGGACGAAGTGGACCGCGACGACGAGATCCGCGCCTGCATCCTGACCGGTGCCGGCGGCGCGTTCTGCGCGGGCGCGGACCTCAAGGCGATGACGCAGTCCCACCCCGGCGACACCACGCGCGGCATGGACATGTCGGTGATCGAGCCGCTGCTCAAGGGCCGCAGGCTGACCAAACCGCTGATCGCGGCGGTGGAAGGCCCGGCGATCGCGGGCGGCACCGAGATCCTGCAGGCCACCGACATCCGGGTGGCCGGCGAGAGCGCCCGGTTCGGCGTCTCCGAAGCGCGCTGGGGCCTGTTCCCGCTCGGCGGCTCGGCCGTCCGCCTGCCGCGCCAGATCCCGTACACCGTCGCCGCGGACATCCTGCTGACGGGCAGGCACATCCGCGCCGCGGAGGCCAAGGAGATCGGCTTGATCGGTCACGTCGTCCCCGACGGCCAAGCACTCGTCAAGGCCCTCGAACTGGCCGATCTGATCGCGGCCAACGGCCCGCTGGCGGTCCAGGCGATCCTCCGCACGATGCGCGAAACGGAAGGCATGCCGGAGAACGACGCGTTCACAGTGGACGCGCGACTCGGCATGCAGGTGTTCACCAGCGAGGACGCCAAAGAAGGCCCCCGAGCCTTCGCGGAGAAGCGCACCCCGGACTTCCGCGCCCGCTGA
- a CDS encoding nuclear transport factor 2 family protein: MVEGVHWSASTEPHPARDAALRSMSAVTRGEKDEWVALFAPDGFVEDPVGPSVFDPEGRGHHGHEGIAAFWDLAIAQAERIEFHIQDSFAAGREVANTGHITTFLPDGSTMDAEGVFVYHVDESGLIRSMRAFWEFDRALKTLRTAE, translated from the coding sequence ATGGTCGAGGGCGTGCACTGGTCCGCCAGCACGGAACCGCACCCGGCGCGCGACGCGGCGCTGAGGTCGATGAGCGCGGTGACCCGCGGCGAGAAGGACGAGTGGGTGGCGCTGTTCGCCCCCGACGGCTTCGTCGAGGACCCGGTCGGGCCGTCGGTCTTCGACCCGGAGGGCCGCGGTCACCACGGCCACGAGGGCATCGCGGCGTTCTGGGACCTGGCCATCGCCCAGGCCGAGCGCATCGAGTTCCACATCCAGGACTCGTTCGCGGCGGGCCGGGAGGTCGCCAACACCGGTCACATCACGACGTTCCTCCCGGACGGCAGCACGATGGACGCCGAAGGCGTCTTCGTCTACCACGTCGACGAATCGGGCCTGATCCGCTCGATGCGCGCCTTCTGGGAGTTCGACCGAGCGCTGAAGACCCTCCGCACGGCGGAGTGA
- a CDS encoding LLM class F420-dependent oxidoreductase, with product MRIGLQLGYWGAAPPPNAEELVLGAESAGFDSVFAAESWGSDAFTPLAWWGSRTSRVRLGTSVAQVAARTPASCAMHALTLDHLSGGRCVLGLGVSGPQVAEGWYGTPFAKPLARTREYVSIVRQVLAREAPVRNEGAHYRLPYDGPGSIGLGKSLRPITHPLRADLPIWLGAEGPRNVAQTAEIADGWIAVYYSPRVAGMYEDWLGEGFARPGARRGRADFEVAASCQVVVTDDPAAERAKLKPSLALYIGGMGAPGMNFHAELFRRMDYDEVVDDVLRLYGEGRREEAVAAVPDEMVDDVAVIGDAETVRARVAEWEKSGVDTLLVGCRSVDHIRRVSTALGLESSVD from the coding sequence ATGAGGATCGGACTTCAGCTCGGCTACTGGGGAGCGGCGCCGCCGCCGAACGCGGAGGAACTCGTTCTCGGTGCCGAGAGCGCCGGGTTCGACTCGGTGTTCGCCGCGGAATCCTGGGGATCGGACGCCTTCACGCCGCTGGCCTGGTGGGGTTCGCGGACCAGCCGCGTGCGGCTGGGCACCTCGGTGGCGCAGGTCGCCGCGCGGACCCCGGCGTCGTGCGCGATGCACGCGCTGACGCTGGACCACCTCTCAGGTGGCCGCTGCGTGCTCGGGCTCGGCGTGTCCGGGCCGCAGGTGGCGGAGGGCTGGTACGGCACGCCGTTCGCGAAACCCCTTGCGCGGACCAGGGAATACGTCTCGATCGTGCGGCAGGTGCTGGCCCGCGAAGCTCCGGTGCGCAACGAGGGCGCGCACTACCGGCTGCCCTACGACGGGCCGGGATCGATCGGGCTGGGCAAGTCGCTGCGCCCGATCACCCACCCGCTGCGCGCCGATCTGCCGATCTGGCTGGGCGCCGAAGGCCCGCGCAACGTGGCGCAGACGGCCGAGATCGCCGACGGGTGGATCGCGGTGTACTACTCGCCGCGCGTCGCCGGGATGTACGAGGACTGGCTGGGGGAGGGCTTCGCCCGGCCGGGAGCGCGGCGCGGTCGCGCGGACTTCGAGGTCGCCGCCAGCTGCCAGGTGGTCGTCACCGACGATCCGGCTGCCGAGCGGGCGAAGCTGAAGCCCTCGCTCGCGCTCTACATCGGCGGGATGGGCGCGCCGGGGATGAACTTCCACGCCGAGCTCTTCCGCCGGATGGACTACGACGAGGTCGTCGACGACGTGCTGCGGCTGTACGGCGAAGGCCGGCGCGAGGAGGCGGTGGCCGCGGTGCCGGACGAGATGGTCGACGACGTGGCGGTCATCGGCGACGCCGAGACGGTGCGGGCGCGGGTGGCGGAGTGGGAGAAGTCCGGGGTGGACACGCTGCTGGTCGGCTGCCGCTCCGTCGATCACATCCGGCGCGTGTCGACGGCGCTCGGCCTTGAGTCCTCAGTGGACTGA
- a CDS encoding GNAT family N-acetyltransferase, translated as MEQEMVIRRYRPADEEPVVDLWSRASKIAHPFIEGEGEGERARKIREIYLVEADNWVAEISGRVVGLLGLLDAEIGGLFVAPESQGRGVGRALVEHAVSLHGEVTLDVYEQNLRARRFYEQLGFTEQGRRPDEETGHTMISLRR; from the coding sequence GTGGAGCAGGAGATGGTCATCCGGCGGTACCGGCCCGCCGACGAGGAACCCGTGGTCGACCTGTGGTCGCGCGCGTCCAAGATCGCGCACCCGTTCATCGAGGGTGAGGGCGAGGGCGAGCGGGCCCGCAAGATCCGGGAGATCTACCTGGTCGAAGCGGACAACTGGGTGGCGGAGATCTCGGGCCGCGTCGTCGGGCTGCTCGGCCTGCTCGACGCCGAGATCGGCGGCCTCTTCGTTGCGCCGGAGTCGCAGGGCCGCGGCGTCGGCAGGGCGCTCGTGGAACACGCGGTGAGCCTCCACGGCGAGGTGACCCTGGACGTCTACGAGCAGAACCTGCGGGCTCGGCGCTTCTACGAGCAGCTCGGCTTCACCGAGCAGGGGCGGCGGCCGGACGAGGAGACCGGCCACACCATGATCAGCTTGCGCCGCTAG
- a CDS encoding TIGR03619 family F420-dependent LLM class oxidoreductase: protein MKFTLSVAMSPLDQLAGLARTAEECGFAAIALPDSLFYSEQVSAAYPYTPDGSRMWNAETPWADPLIAAAAMGAVTSKLRFYTSVLKLGPRNPVLLARQLASVAVLTGDRFGLGIGLGWAPEEFEWCGAPYAKRGARVDEAIEVLRLILGGGMVEHHGEFFDFDRLQMSPAPAAPVPIYIGGHTEPALRRAARIGDGWASAMMTLEELRTTIDRLAELRAEHGRSEVPFEIQAVCVDRFGASGYREQAEVGVTDAIVVPWLFDGHGFDADLRAKQDSIRKFADEVIGQF, encoded by the coding sequence ATGAAGTTCACGCTATCGGTGGCGATGAGCCCGCTGGACCAGCTCGCCGGGCTCGCCCGCACCGCGGAGGAGTGCGGCTTCGCCGCCATCGCCCTGCCCGATTCGCTGTTCTACTCCGAGCAGGTCTCCGCGGCCTACCCGTACACGCCGGACGGCTCGCGGATGTGGAATGCCGAAACACCTTGGGCCGACCCGCTGATCGCCGCCGCGGCGATGGGTGCGGTCACCTCGAAGCTGCGCTTCTACACCTCGGTGCTCAAGCTCGGGCCGCGCAACCCGGTGCTGCTGGCACGTCAGCTGGCGTCGGTCGCGGTGCTCACCGGTGACCGCTTCGGGCTCGGCATCGGGCTCGGCTGGGCGCCGGAGGAGTTCGAGTGGTGCGGCGCGCCCTACGCCAAGCGCGGCGCGCGCGTGGACGAGGCCATCGAGGTGCTGCGGCTGATCCTCGGCGGCGGGATGGTCGAGCACCACGGCGAGTTCTTCGACTTCGACCGCCTGCAGATGAGCCCGGCGCCGGCCGCTCCGGTGCCGATCTACATCGGTGGGCACACCGAGCCCGCGCTGCGGCGAGCGGCCCGGATCGGCGACGGCTGGGCCTCGGCGATGATGACGCTGGAGGAGCTGCGCACCACCATCGACCGGCTCGCCGAGCTGCGCGCCGAGCACGGCCGCTCCGAGGTGCCGTTCGAGATCCAGGCGGTGTGCGTGGACCGCTTCGGCGCGTCCGGCTACCGCGAGCAGGCCGAGGTCGGCGTGACGGACGCGATCGTGGTCCCGTGGCTGTTCGACGGGCACGGCTTCGACGCCGACCTGCGCGCCAAGCAGGACTCCATCCGCAAGTTCGCCGACGAGGTCATCGGGCAGTTCTGA
- a CDS encoding thiolase domain-containing protein yields the protein MADVAVVGFAQAPNVRATHGTTNGVEMLVPIFREVLDSTGLRTEDIGFWCSGSSDYLAGRAFSFIAAVDAIGAFPPINESHVEMDAAWALYEAWVKIRTGEVDTALVYGFGKSSAGDLRRTLALQLDPYTAAPLWPDSVSIAGLQARLGLDAGEWTEQDMAEVAARSRAAAGPGAQISGRVAAADLLAEPYLADPLRKHDCAPITDGAAVVVLASADRARELHERPAWITGLEHRIESGSIGARDLLRSPSTTAAAEAAGAADVEVAELHAPFTHQEIVLRRAIGLGEDVAINPSGGPLCGNPMFSAGLSRIGEAASRVMSGAARRVLAHATSGPALQQNLVCVMEGRS from the coding sequence GTGGCAGACGTAGCGGTCGTCGGGTTCGCGCAAGCACCGAACGTGCGCGCCACCCACGGCACCACCAACGGGGTCGAGATGCTGGTCCCGATCTTCCGGGAAGTGCTCGACAGCACCGGGTTGCGCACCGAGGACATCGGGTTCTGGTGCTCGGGTTCGTCGGACTACCTGGCGGGGCGGGCGTTCTCGTTCATCGCCGCGGTGGACGCCATCGGCGCCTTCCCGCCGATCAACGAGTCGCACGTCGAGATGGACGCAGCCTGGGCGCTGTACGAGGCGTGGGTGAAGATCCGCACCGGCGAGGTCGACACCGCGCTGGTCTACGGCTTCGGCAAGTCATCGGCCGGTGACCTGCGCCGGACCCTCGCCCTGCAGCTCGACCCGTACACCGCGGCCCCGCTGTGGCCGGACTCGGTGAGCATCGCCGGGCTGCAGGCCCGGCTCGGCCTGGACGCCGGCGAGTGGACCGAGCAGGACATGGCCGAAGTCGCCGCCCGCAGCCGCGCCGCCGCCGGACCCGGTGCGCAGATCTCGGGCCGGGTGGCAGCGGCCGACCTGCTCGCCGAGCCGTACCTCGCCGACCCGCTGCGCAAGCACGACTGCGCGCCGATCACCGACGGAGCCGCCGTGGTCGTGCTCGCGAGCGCCGACCGGGCGCGCGAACTGCACGAACGTCCGGCGTGGATCACCGGCCTGGAGCACCGGATCGAATCCGGCAGCATCGGCGCCCGCGACCTGCTCCGGTCGCCGTCGACCACCGCCGCGGCCGAGGCCGCCGGGGCCGCCGACGTCGAGGTGGCCGAGCTGCACGCGCCGTTCACCCACCAGGAGATCGTGCTGCGCCGGGCGATCGGGCTCGGCGAGGACGTGGCGATCAACCCCTCGGGCGGTCCGCTGTGCGGCAATCCGATGTTCTCCGCCGGGCTGTCGCGCATCGGTGAAGCCGCTTCCCGCGTGATGTCCGGTGCGGCGCGGCGGGTGCTGGCGCACGCCACCAGCGGGCCCGCGCTGCAGCAGAACCTGGTCTGCGTGATGGAGGGAAGGTCCTGA